A genome region from Candidatus Nitrospira nitrificans includes the following:
- a CDS encoding PilZ domain-containing protein translates to MMTTPTMNSRKSYVPLDGRYAERVTITCRVRYVGEVTGQPHQGDGLTKNISVSGCHIISDRPVTRGTLLTLTIELPDGLPQLSLKSAHVVWVSGCQFSVRFMDLSGDHRKRLQSFIWKSISHQTVSDQRTRFRLI, encoded by the coding sequence ATGATGACGACACCGACAATGAATAGCCGAAAATCCTATGTGCCATTGGATGGCCGTTATGCCGAACGTGTCACCATCACGTGTCGAGTGCGCTATGTCGGTGAAGTGACGGGACAACCTCACCAGGGGGATGGGCTCACCAAAAACATATCCGTCTCTGGTTGCCACATCATCAGTGACCGTCCGGTGACGCGAGGAACACTATTGACCCTTACCATTGAGCTTCCCGATGGATTGCCTCAGCTTTCCTTGAAATCAGCGCATGTTGTGTGGGTATCGGGTTGTCAATTCTCTGTCCGATTTATGGATCTGAGCGGAGACCATCGGAAGCGATTGCAGTCTTTCATTTGGAAAAGTATCTCCCATCAAACCGTAAGCGATCAACGAACTCGATTCCGGCTGATATAG